In a single window of the Arenicella chitinivorans genome:
- a CDS encoding right-handed parallel beta-helix repeat-containing protein has product MRTGFAGWRWIVGGVLWLVVGTFASAQTFYVATSGSDLPANGSAQNPWKSISYAFDQVPDGATILVSPGLYSGRVRLDRQFNNGITIRSSLPYQARLRHDDGAVVICYTCAGVTLEGFDIAHAASNTGALVIQIQTTQVSRVTLRDNIIHDSTNNDLLKINNGAREVLVEGNMFYNQQGSDEHIDVNSVENVTIRDNIFFNTRSQSSTSSFIVIKDSNGSSDGILGSRQIRVQRNVLFNWQGSDGQSFIRVGEDGTANYEAQDVLIENNLMLGNSSRMQRSALTVQGSRDVTFRFNTVVGDLPSRSFAARLLAVGSNQANQNIQLNNNIWSDPSGSMGSEGFTGADVFDAPTGDNASVVLQRNLYFNGGQAIPADTSQAVRFSQDAQRIVANPQLPALSGVPMPSYNGSSFNGGFNNIRAVFVHLVNRYGRPSQNSVVVNGGLVAGAPQVDILGALRDAQPDIGAVEVGATTPRPPVNRGPSKFLPSWIMILLDEAG; this is encoded by the coding sequence ATGCGAACCGGTTTCGCTGGATGGCGGTGGATAGTTGGCGGTGTGTTATGGCTCGTCGTGGGCACTTTCGCGTCTGCGCAGACTTTTTATGTGGCGACCTCGGGCAGTGATTTGCCCGCGAATGGGAGTGCCCAAAACCCATGGAAAAGCATTAGTTATGCATTCGATCAGGTGCCGGATGGCGCAACGATTTTGGTCTCGCCAGGTCTGTATTCAGGGCGCGTGCGCCTGGATCGACAATTCAATAATGGCATTACGATTCGGTCTTCGCTGCCATACCAAGCTCGGCTACGCCATGATGATGGCGCGGTGGTGATTTGTTATACCTGTGCCGGTGTCACCCTGGAGGGGTTTGACATTGCGCATGCGGCGTCGAATACCGGTGCGCTGGTAATTCAAATTCAGACCACGCAAGTATCGCGCGTGACACTGCGCGATAATATTATTCACGACAGCACCAATAACGACCTGCTTAAGATCAATAATGGCGCGCGTGAGGTGTTGGTGGAAGGTAATATGTTCTACAACCAACAAGGCTCGGATGAACACATTGATGTGAACAGTGTCGAAAATGTCACGATTCGCGACAATATTTTCTTCAATACCCGGTCTCAGTCATCAACCAGTTCGTTCATTGTGATCAAAGACAGTAACGGCAGCAGCGACGGGATTCTTGGGTCACGACAAATCCGCGTGCAACGCAATGTCTTATTTAACTGGCAGGGCAGTGATGGTCAGAGTTTTATTCGGGTCGGCGAGGATGGCACAGCCAACTACGAAGCACAGGACGTGCTGATTGAAAACAATCTGATGCTCGGCAATTCCAGCCGCATGCAGCGCAGTGCGCTGACGGTACAAGGATCGCGTGATGTGACTTTTCGTTTCAATACGGTGGTCGGTGACTTGCCATCGCGCAGCTTTGCTGCCCGTCTGTTGGCGGTTGGAAGTAATCAAGCTAATCAGAATATCCAATTGAACAATAATATCTGGTCCGACCCGTCCGGCAGCATGGGGTCGGAAGGCTTTACCGGGGCGGATGTGTTTGATGCGCCAACGGGTGATAACGCCTCGGTGGTATTGCAACGCAACCTCTATTTCAATGGTGGACAGGCGATTCCGGCTGACACGTCACAGGCAGTTCGGTTCAGTCAGGACGCGCAGCGAATTGTCGCGAACCCGCAATTGCCAGCACTATCCGGCGTGCCGATGCCAAGTTATAACGGGAGTTCGTTCAATGGTGGATTCAACAACATTCGAGCGGTCTTCGTGCATTTGGTGAACCGTTATGGTCGACCGTCACAGAACAGCGTGGTGGTGAATGGCGGATTGGTGGCTGGGGCACCGCAGGTCGATATTCTGGGCGCTTTGCGTGATGCACAACCCGATATTGGCGCGGTTGAAGTCGGTGCAACCACACCGCGACCACCGGTGAACCGTGGACCAAGCAAGTTTCTTCCCAGCTGGATTATGATCTTGCTCGACGAAGCGGGTTAA
- the yghU gene encoding glutathione-dependent disulfide-bond oxidoreductase: MSQNEYTPPKIWQWENENGGQFANINRPTAGSRFERDLPVGKHPLQLYSLATPNGVKVTIMLEELLANGVTDAEYDAFPIKINDGDQFSSGFVAANPNSKIPALVDHSGPEPVRVFESGAILLYLAEKFGAFLPTDSSQRTETLNWLFWQMGSAPYLGGGFGHFYCYAPYKMEYPIDRFTMEVKRQLDVLDQRLAENEYLGGQDYTIADIAVWPWYGALALDQVYQAAEFLQTESYEHVMRWAQQIKQRDAVQRGQMVNRTWGNPKGRLHERHSADDFDTNTQDKVNDDTAS, from the coding sequence ATGAGCCAAAACGAGTACACCCCTCCCAAAATCTGGCAATGGGAGAACGAAAACGGTGGCCAATTTGCCAACATCAATCGCCCGACGGCGGGCAGTCGGTTTGAACGGGATTTGCCCGTCGGCAAACATCCATTGCAACTCTATTCCTTAGCGACTCCCAATGGCGTAAAGGTCACGATTATGCTCGAAGAACTGCTCGCCAACGGCGTTACAGACGCAGAATACGATGCCTTCCCCATTAAAATTAATGACGGTGACCAGTTCAGTAGCGGTTTCGTCGCAGCTAATCCAAACTCCAAAATTCCGGCGCTAGTGGATCATAGTGGCCCTGAACCCGTGCGCGTGTTCGAATCCGGCGCAATCCTATTGTATCTAGCCGAAAAGTTTGGCGCGTTCTTGCCGACAGATTCAAGTCAACGAACCGAAACGCTAAACTGGTTGTTCTGGCAAATGGGCAGCGCACCATACTTGGGTGGTGGCTTCGGGCACTTTTACTGCTATGCCCCGTATAAAATGGAGTATCCGATTGATCGATTCACGATGGAAGTTAAGCGGCAGCTGGATGTCCTCGACCAGCGCTTAGCCGAGAACGAATACTTAGGCGGTCAGGACTACACAATTGCCGACATCGCAGTATGGCCATGGTATGGCGCGTTAGCCTTAGATCAGGTCTACCAGGCTGCCGAGTTTCTGCAAACCGAGTCGTATGAACACGTGATGCGCTGGGCCCAACAAATCAAACAGCGCGATGCCGTGCAGCGCGGCCAGATGGTAAATCGCACCTGGGGCAACCCCAAAGGGCGGCTGCATGAGCGACATTCGGCGGATGACTTTGATACCAACACGCAGGATAAAGTAAACGACGACACCGCGTCATAA
- a CDS encoding serine hydrolase domain-containing protein encodes MKNKLLMLVVSFLCCTAQDLVWAEPSVDPVSLPQDKSILFWSTAQRSLAFRIMEKIAPHRVVKRSARVSKLTDGAPLTILSDDGKPFDLDRYMQDQQTAGVIALHKGKIRLERYGLGFDSEQRWTSFSVAKSFTSTLVGAALQDGAIESLDTPITRYIPELKDSGYDGVTVEQLLTMRSGVQWNEDYSDPNSDVVKFGQQKPMDGIDPVISYMQTKQRDAEPGSRWQYNTGETNLIGVLVAKATGKTLADYLSEKIWRPLNMESDAIWVLNAGGFEIAGCCLSARLRDYARLGVFALNGGQIDGKQIVPVGWFERAGSKQADIGRDGYGYGYQWWTYDDGSFAAQGIFGQGIFIDPNRDLVIATNGNWPVATGDALKIQRNAMYRAVQRTLDTELLDQ; translated from the coding sequence ATGAAAAATAAATTGTTGATGCTCGTCGTTAGTTTTCTATGTTGCACTGCTCAGGATTTAGTTTGGGCTGAACCAAGTGTCGACCCGGTCAGTTTACCGCAAGACAAGAGTATTCTGTTCTGGAGCACAGCGCAGCGTTCATTGGCGTTTCGTATCATGGAGAAAATTGCACCACATCGTGTCGTAAAGCGTAGTGCGCGTGTCAGCAAGCTCACGGATGGAGCACCGCTTACGATTTTGTCCGACGATGGAAAACCGTTTGATCTAGATCGTTATATGCAAGACCAGCAAACCGCTGGAGTTATTGCATTGCACAAGGGCAAAATTCGGTTGGAGCGCTATGGCTTGGGGTTCGATTCTGAACAGCGCTGGACTTCCTTCTCTGTTGCCAAGTCATTTACCTCCACATTGGTTGGTGCAGCCTTACAGGATGGTGCCATCGAGAGTCTCGATACGCCTATTACGCGATATATTCCTGAGCTTAAAGACAGTGGGTATGATGGCGTTACGGTAGAGCAATTATTAACCATGCGATCCGGTGTGCAATGGAACGAGGACTATAGTGACCCGAATTCAGATGTGGTGAAATTTGGCCAACAGAAGCCGATGGATGGAATCGATCCAGTCATCAGCTACATGCAAACCAAGCAGCGCGATGCGGAGCCAGGCAGCCGCTGGCAATACAATACTGGCGAAACGAATTTGATCGGCGTGTTGGTTGCCAAAGCGACGGGCAAGACGCTGGCTGACTATCTGAGTGAAAAAATCTGGCGGCCACTCAATATGGAGTCGGATGCGATCTGGGTGCTGAACGCGGGTGGTTTTGAAATTGCTGGGTGTTGTTTGTCAGCCCGTCTGCGAGATTATGCGCGTCTCGGTGTGTTTGCACTAAATGGCGGCCAGATTGATGGTAAACAAATTGTGCCTGTGGGCTGGTTTGAACGCGCCGGCAGCAAGCAGGCCGATATTGGTCGGGACGGATATGGTTATGGTTACCAGTGGTGGACCTACGACGATGGTAGCTTCGCGGCACAAGGCATCTTTGGCCAGGGTATTTTTATTGATCCGAACCGTGATCTGGTTATCGCGACCAATGGAAATTGGCCGGTTGCGACGGGTGATGCGCTAAAAATTCAACGAAATGCGATGTATCGAGCAGTCCAACGTACCTTGGACACTGAACTGCTCGACCAATAG
- a CDS encoding DUF885 domain-containing protein — MKRRQCKLWAWAVLLSSAILSPTVLAAPDADTAFEALLEKHWNAQLAQNPTFATSLGARQYDHLLSDPSLEAYDREVAQAKDFTQALATIDATQLSAAHQVNYALLKLNLETSIEASEHGGKYMIITNRGGPHMNLTQLPARLPFFTKADYQSYVTRLGAMPEYLQRATERVRAGLDAGWVQPCVTMKGYEKSISAHLPEHLEDSVFLDPFDSQPSIMSDSEFKQLREQAAQTIENAVLPAMQRYATFYSEEYAPKCRNEVGTDSMPGGKAYYAHRVKRFTTTDRSADEVHQIGLAEVARIKAEMMDVIREAEFEGSFDEWLVYLRDNPDFYPKTAEERMQVAAAISKKMDGELPKLFGKLPRMPYGLKEIPLDIAEKTTTAYYSRPAGDGSRAGFYYVNTTLLETRPLYQLEALTLHEAVPGHHLQIALAQELDLPEFRRYGGQTVFVEGWALYAERLGLETGFYQTPYTNFGRLSYEMWRACRLVVDTGLHSKGWSRQQAIDYMAANSGLSMNNITSEVDRYISWPGQALAYKTGELKIRELRARAEQALGNQFDIRAFHDKLLENGAIPLSLLETIMTEWIAAQQDAVKS; from the coding sequence ATGAAACGACGCCAATGCAAACTCTGGGCCTGGGCGGTATTACTCTCCAGCGCCATCCTGTCCCCTACAGTCCTTGCCGCACCGGATGCCGATACTGCCTTTGAGGCTCTTTTAGAAAAGCATTGGAATGCGCAACTGGCACAAAACCCAACGTTTGCCACCAGTCTTGGCGCGCGACAATATGATCACTTACTGAGCGACCCATCACTCGAAGCTTACGACCGCGAAGTTGCACAGGCAAAAGATTTCACTCAAGCCTTAGCCACCATCGACGCCACCCAATTAAGTGCTGCTCACCAAGTTAACTACGCTTTGCTCAAACTTAACCTCGAGACGAGCATCGAGGCCAGTGAGCATGGAGGTAAGTATATGATCATCACCAATCGTGGTGGTCCGCATATGAACCTGACTCAGTTGCCTGCACGCCTGCCATTTTTCACCAAGGCGGACTACCAGAGTTATGTGACACGATTGGGCGCGATGCCAGAATATCTGCAACGCGCAACAGAGCGAGTGCGAGCCGGATTAGACGCCGGTTGGGTTCAACCATGCGTCACCATGAAAGGCTATGAGAAGTCGATTTCAGCGCACCTGCCAGAGCATCTGGAAGACAGTGTTTTTCTTGACCCGTTTGATTCACAGCCCAGCATCATGTCGGACTCAGAATTCAAGCAGCTGCGTGAGCAAGCAGCGCAGACCATCGAGAACGCCGTGCTGCCAGCGATGCAGCGATATGCAACTTTTTATAGTGAGGAGTACGCGCCTAAGTGCCGCAACGAAGTTGGCACCGACAGCATGCCCGGCGGCAAAGCCTACTATGCACATCGTGTTAAGCGCTTTACCACCACGGATCGCAGTGCGGATGAAGTGCACCAGATTGGCTTGGCTGAAGTAGCGCGCATCAAAGCGGAAATGATGGATGTGATCCGCGAAGCCGAGTTCGAAGGCAGTTTTGACGAGTGGTTGGTATATTTGCGCGACAATCCGGACTTCTATCCAAAAACCGCCGAAGAACGGATGCAAGTGGCTGCGGCAATCTCAAAAAAAATGGATGGTGAACTGCCAAAACTGTTTGGCAAACTCCCACGGATGCCTTACGGACTCAAGGAAATCCCGCTGGATATCGCCGAGAAAACCACCACTGCGTATTATAGTCGACCAGCCGGCGATGGTTCGCGTGCCGGCTTTTATTACGTCAATACCACCCTGTTGGAAACACGACCGCTGTATCAACTCGAAGCACTGACCTTGCACGAAGCAGTCCCTGGACATCACTTGCAGATTGCGCTGGCTCAGGAGCTCGATCTTCCTGAATTCCGTCGCTACGGTGGGCAGACCGTGTTTGTGGAAGGCTGGGCTTTGTACGCCGAACGACTGGGGCTCGAAACCGGGTTTTACCAAACGCCTTACACTAACTTTGGGCGCCTGTCGTACGAAATGTGGCGCGCCTGCCGATTAGTTGTCGACACTGGACTACACAGCAAAGGCTGGAGCCGTCAGCAAGCAATTGACTATATGGCTGCCAATTCCGGCTTATCGATGAATAACATCACCTCCGAAGTCGACCGTTACATCTCCTGGCCGGGTCAGGCTTTGGCGTATAAAACCGGTGAGCTGAAAATCCGCGAATTGCGTGCACGTGCGGAACAGGCGCTTGGCAATCAGTTCGATATCCGCGCTTTCCACGACAAACTACTGGAGAACGGCGCCATACCGCTCTCCTTGCTGGAGACAATTATGACCGAGTGGATTGCCGCGCAACAAGACGCGGTAAAATCCTGA
- a CDS encoding LON peptidase substrate-binding domain-containing protein — protein MATRHPFLPTFSKLPTLLPVFPLPEAVLLPHANLPLTIFEPRYLNMVEDAMRSNQLIGMIQPSDNAEPPTLYAVGCAGRITHYVERQNGQLEIVLTGTCRFKVAHEVDPVNGYRRVTPDWTEFADDIRSPESDAIAADHLALFRAALHRYLENNQMQADWQLLDKLSGESLMASLIGLLPLGTANKQMLLEAQNNTNRIIAFTAILSAQDDEPKSRQ, from the coding sequence ATGGCTACGCGACACCCTTTTCTACCTACGTTTTCGAAGCTGCCGACCCTGTTGCCGGTATTTCCCTTGCCAGAGGCGGTGTTGCTGCCACATGCGAATCTGCCGTTGACCATCTTTGAGCCACGTTATTTGAATATGGTCGAAGATGCGATGCGCAGCAATCAATTGATCGGCATGATCCAGCCGAGTGACAACGCGGAACCACCCACTCTTTACGCTGTTGGTTGTGCTGGGCGCATCACCCATTACGTTGAACGTCAAAATGGTCAACTCGAAATCGTCTTAACCGGGACCTGCCGGTTCAAGGTCGCACATGAAGTTGATCCAGTGAACGGATACCGCCGCGTAACGCCAGACTGGACAGAATTTGCTGACGACATTCGTTCTCCAGAATCCGACGCCATCGCTGCTGACCATTTGGCTTTGTTTCGTGCTGCCCTGCATCGCTATTTGGAAAACAACCAGATGCAGGCAGACTGGCAACTATTGGACAAATTATCCGGTGAGTCACTGATGGCCAGCCTGATTGGATTGCTCCCCCTTGGCACCGCGAATAAACAGATGCTTCTGGAAGCACAAAACAACACCAACAGGATTATTGCCTTTACGGCGATTCTCAGCGCACAAGACGACGAGCCTAAGTCGCGCCAGTAA
- a CDS encoding DUF4870 family protein: MSTIIDHEQVPDSEPKTHALIAYILMTIGLLTAIPILVGALWAMIKRKHAVGTVYHSHYTNAIRTFWWSVLWTIIGGILVLVLVGYAILGILWLWIAYRMINGMVKLVDDKPYPI; encoded by the coding sequence ATGAGCACCATCATCGATCATGAGCAGGTTCCGGACAGCGAACCCAAAACCCATGCATTGATCGCCTATATTCTAATGACCATCGGCTTGCTGACCGCGATTCCGATTTTGGTTGGCGCGCTGTGGGCCATGATCAAACGTAAACATGCCGTTGGCACGGTCTATCACAGCCACTATACCAACGCGATTCGCACTTTCTGGTGGTCAGTGTTGTGGACCATTATCGGCGGCATTTTGGTCCTTGTGTTGGTCGGCTACGCCATTCTAGGTATCCTCTGGCTGTGGATCGCATACCGCATGATTAACGGCATGGTCAAATTGGTCGACGATAAACCGTACCCGATTTAA
- a CDS encoding DUF3622 domain-containing protein, which produces MVENKKYNVHVFQDGDAWSAQITRQVTSRKRTVSKQQDGFADEADAREWGQSELQKYVTAQQERNVKHATHRAELEQRQRDRADRRRAAYEARKAKSPESDA; this is translated from the coding sequence ATGGTTGAAAACAAAAAATACAACGTGCATGTGTTTCAGGATGGTGATGCCTGGAGTGCACAAATCACACGACAAGTCACCTCACGTAAACGCACCGTAAGCAAGCAACAAGATGGGTTTGCTGACGAAGCGGATGCGCGGGAATGGGGTCAGTCCGAACTACAAAAATACGTTACGGCGCAACAGGAACGCAACGTCAAACACGCAACGCATCGAGCCGAATTAGAGCAGCGACAACGTGACCGTGCGGACCGGCGTCGTGCCGCCTATGAAGCCCGCAAGGCGAAGAGTCCAGAATCGGATGCTTGA
- the asnS gene encoding asparagine--tRNA ligase, with the protein MNKFSVAELMRGAVALNEQVVIKGWVRTRRTSKAGISFVAVHDGSCFDPIQVVVPDSLANYESDVVHLGAGCAVIATGTLVASEGQGQSVEIQASEIEVVGLVEEPDKYPIAKKRHTFEYLRSQAHLRPRTNAIGAITRVRNTLANTIHNYFYQRGYHWVNTPIITASDAEGAGELFRVSTLDLANLPRTDKGEIDYAQDFFGGESFLTVSGQLNVEAYCLAMSKVYTFGPTFRAENSNTSRHLAEFWMVEPEIAFADLDDDAALAEDFLKVCIRSVLEEREDDMAFFQQRVDKEVINRLSNVVDSGFVHMDYTDAIDILLKSGQQFEFPVQWGMDLASEHERFLAEQHVKGPVVIKNYPKDIKAFYMRLNDDEKTVAAMDVLVPGIGEIIGGSQREERLAQLDARFPDPETAEHLWWYRDLRRYGTVPHAGFGLGFERLINYVTGMENIRDAIPFPRTPGSAAF; encoded by the coding sequence ATGAACAAATTTTCCGTTGCCGAGTTGATGCGTGGCGCTGTTGCGTTGAACGAGCAAGTGGTCATTAAAGGTTGGGTGCGAACCCGCCGTACCTCAAAAGCCGGTATTTCTTTCGTGGCCGTGCACGATGGCTCATGTTTCGATCCGATCCAAGTGGTGGTACCTGATTCGCTGGCAAATTATGAATCTGATGTGGTTCACCTAGGTGCTGGATGCGCGGTCATAGCGACCGGTACGCTGGTGGCATCGGAAGGTCAGGGTCAGTCGGTAGAAATTCAAGCCTCTGAGATCGAGGTGGTTGGCTTGGTGGAAGAGCCTGATAAGTATCCAATTGCCAAGAAGCGACACACATTTGAGTATCTTCGTAGCCAGGCGCACTTAAGGCCGAGGACCAACGCCATTGGTGCGATCACGCGCGTGCGCAACACGCTGGCGAACACCATTCATAACTATTTTTATCAACGTGGCTACCACTGGGTAAATACGCCGATTATTACGGCCAGTGACGCGGAGGGGGCGGGTGAGTTGTTTCGAGTTTCCACGCTGGACCTCGCCAATCTGCCGAGAACCGACAAGGGCGAGATTGATTACGCGCAAGACTTTTTCGGTGGTGAGAGTTTTCTTACAGTTTCGGGCCAGCTTAACGTTGAGGCGTACTGTTTGGCGATGTCCAAGGTGTATACCTTCGGCCCGACATTCCGAGCGGAAAACTCCAACACGAGTCGTCATCTGGCTGAATTCTGGATGGTCGAGCCGGAAATCGCCTTCGCTGATTTGGATGACGATGCAGCACTCGCAGAGGACTTTCTCAAAGTCTGTATCCGATCGGTATTGGAGGAGCGCGAAGACGACATGGCCTTCTTCCAGCAGCGGGTGGATAAGGAGGTAATTAATCGACTCAGTAATGTGGTTGATTCGGGGTTCGTCCACATGGATTACACCGATGCAATCGACATTTTGCTTAAAAGTGGTCAGCAGTTTGAGTTTCCAGTTCAATGGGGTATGGATTTAGCCTCGGAGCATGAACGTTTCCTCGCAGAACAGCATGTCAAAGGGCCAGTGGTTATTAAAAACTACCCGAAAGATATTAAAGCTTTTTATATGCGCTTGAATGATGATGAAAAAACCGTGGCCGCGATGGACGTATTGGTACCGGGTATTGGTGAGATCATCGGCGGTAGTCAGCGTGAAGAACGACTCGCCCAATTGGATGCCCGCTTTCCTGACCCTGAAACGGCTGAACACCTGTGGTGGTATCGCGATTTACGTCGATATGGCACCGTGCCGCACGCAGGCTTTGGCTTGGGGTTCGAGCGTCTGATTAATTACGTGACAGGTATGGAAAATATTCGTGATGCGATTCCGTTTCCGCGCACACCGGGTTCCGCTGCTTTCTAG
- a CDS encoding helix-turn-helix transcriptional regulator, translated as MLDRINEVEATRSLSEFWLKCEMVILGLGFDGFVYTIASKVGNDFYYYDNLGLHDPGDSAFYDPFLEFCCHSYDPVPTGVEFMADYSYIPQSAVDFIQHAADKTGMISGLGVPVRLAGSNRYGGFNLLTRKPRAEFEAFISEMQERTQLFCVLAQRHIEQLLDQEQILMQGAEQYSLDDAEKLGKLTTRERDVLRRLVDGISRKACAHQLSLAESTVDSHIKSIYRKLEVHNRVEATKVAFQGAL; from the coding sequence GTGCTAGATAGAATAAATGAAGTCGAGGCTACTCGTTCACTTAGTGAGTTTTGGCTTAAATGTGAAATGGTAATCCTGGGGTTGGGGTTTGATGGCTTCGTCTATACGATTGCGAGCAAGGTGGGTAATGACTTCTATTACTACGACAACCTTGGCTTACACGATCCCGGTGACTCGGCCTTTTACGACCCCTTCCTCGAATTCTGTTGTCATAGTTATGATCCGGTGCCAACCGGCGTTGAATTTATGGCAGACTACAGCTACATACCTCAGTCTGCGGTTGATTTTATTCAACACGCAGCAGATAAGACCGGGATGATTTCTGGCCTGGGCGTACCGGTTCGGTTAGCTGGTTCCAACCGCTATGGTGGGTTTAATCTTTTAACGCGTAAGCCACGCGCGGAGTTTGAAGCGTTCATCTCAGAAATGCAGGAGCGGACTCAGCTTTTTTGTGTTCTAGCGCAGCGGCATATTGAGCAACTACTGGATCAGGAACAGATTCTCATGCAAGGTGCAGAGCAGTATTCGTTGGATGATGCTGAGAAATTGGGAAAATTGACGACCCGAGAACGTGATGTTCTGCGTCGCTTGGTCGATGGTATCTCACGTAAGGCATGTGCTCATCAACTGAGTTTAGCTGAGTCCACGGTCGACTCGCACATTAAAAGTATCTACCGCAAACTGGAAGTGCATAATCGCGTCGAAGCCACCAAGGTTGCATTCCAAGGCGCCTTATAA